A section of the Candidatus Deferrimicrobium sp. genome encodes:
- the infB gene encoding translation initiation factor IF-2, with amino-acid sequence MDKIRVRDLAKELGMETSKEVLAFLERIGVKGKSASSNLEGEMIDRVRGHFRKPAPPPPPPRTTTLTRSDGVLERRSQKVVLRRGTPTPPPSPELPPEEPPAPPAVVVEETPPPVVAEPAVAAEAPAEAQPEKVAEAMIELPIPEPTVRVIEKPAAPPKPEDVRKEKEKKWKKTRPHEKKVQKAVLKQTIIQEVLAEPEADAKKAEGAAPAPEVVVRQFQPGRAAKRRGGRPVREKKAPSTVPPKASKRNLKIEEVVTVGDLAHRMGVKAADVIKKLIEMGMPTTVNQLLDADTAALLAQEYGFVVENVAPEVESLIDQEEDRAEDLQPRPPVVTIMGHVDHGKTTLLDAIRQSNVTGSEAGGITQHIGAYEVEHNGRRVVFLDTPGHEAFTSMRARGASVTDIVILVVGADDGVMPQTVESIDHAKAAGVPIVVAVNKIDKPGAQPDRIRQQLSDHGLNPEEWGGQTLYANVSAKKKVGINELLEIVLLQADVLDLKGNPTKLARGTVIESRLEKGRGPVATVLVADGTLKVGDAIVTGIHYGRVRSLLNHKGKRLDAAPPGTPVEIQGLSGLPDAGQKFAVLKDERTARQIALHRGEKERERAVVRPRMSLEELHKQIDEGLVKELNIVIKSDVQGSMEALRFSLDKLADVKVKVVVIHSGVGGISESDVMLASASSAVIIGFNVRPEPKAAVLAEREGVDIRLYSVIYDVVDDVKKAMEGLLEPTLKEIVLGRAEVRNMFHISKIGTIAGCSVLSGKIARGANIRLLRDSVVVYEGKLSSLKRFKDDVKEVAEGYECGLGIDGYNDLQVGDQIEAFVIEKIAGTLA; translated from the coding sequence ATGGACAAGATTCGCGTTCGTGATCTGGCCAAGGAACTCGGGATGGAAACCAGTAAGGAGGTCCTTGCCTTCCTTGAGCGGATCGGCGTCAAGGGAAAGTCGGCGTCCAGCAATCTCGAGGGGGAGATGATCGACCGGGTCAGGGGCCATTTCCGGAAACCCGCTCCACCGCCCCCGCCTCCCCGCACCACGACGTTGACCCGCTCCGACGGGGTGCTGGAGCGCCGTTCCCAGAAGGTGGTCCTGCGCCGCGGGACCCCGACTCCGCCCCCCTCCCCGGAGTTGCCCCCCGAAGAGCCGCCCGCCCCCCCCGCGGTCGTCGTCGAGGAGACGCCCCCGCCCGTCGTCGCCGAGCCTGCCGTCGCCGCCGAGGCCCCGGCGGAAGCGCAACCGGAAAAGGTCGCCGAGGCGATGATCGAGCTGCCGATCCCGGAGCCGACGGTTCGGGTGATCGAAAAGCCCGCCGCGCCTCCCAAGCCGGAGGATGTGCGGAAAGAGAAGGAAAAGAAGTGGAAGAAGACGAGGCCCCACGAGAAGAAGGTGCAAAAGGCGGTCCTCAAGCAGACGATCATTCAGGAAGTCCTCGCCGAGCCGGAGGCCGATGCGAAGAAGGCGGAAGGCGCCGCTCCCGCGCCCGAAGTTGTGGTGCGGCAGTTCCAGCCCGGCCGCGCAGCGAAGAGGAGGGGGGGGCGGCCCGTCCGCGAGAAGAAGGCCCCCTCGACGGTCCCGCCCAAGGCGAGCAAGCGGAATCTGAAGATCGAGGAGGTCGTGACCGTCGGAGACCTGGCCCATCGCATGGGCGTCAAGGCCGCCGACGTGATCAAGAAGCTGATCGAGATGGGGATGCCTACCACCGTCAACCAGCTCCTCGATGCAGACACCGCCGCGCTCCTCGCGCAGGAGTACGGATTCGTCGTGGAGAACGTCGCCCCCGAGGTGGAGAGCCTGATTGACCAGGAGGAGGACCGCGCGGAAGACCTTCAGCCGCGGCCCCCCGTGGTCACCATCATGGGGCACGTCGATCACGGCAAGACCACGCTGCTCGACGCCATCCGGCAGAGCAACGTCACAGGGTCGGAGGCGGGCGGGATCACCCAGCATATCGGGGCCTATGAAGTGGAACACAACGGCCGGCGGGTGGTCTTTCTCGACACGCCGGGCCACGAGGCGTTCACCTCGATGCGTGCCCGGGGCGCCTCCGTGACCGACATCGTTATCCTCGTGGTCGGGGCGGACGACGGCGTGATGCCGCAGACGGTGGAGTCGATCGACCACGCCAAGGCGGCGGGGGTGCCGATCGTCGTCGCGGTGAACAAAATCGACAAGCCGGGCGCCCAGCCCGACCGGATCCGCCAGCAGCTCTCCGATCATGGCCTGAATCCCGAGGAGTGGGGCGGACAGACGCTCTACGCGAACGTCTCCGCGAAGAAGAAGGTGGGCATCAACGAGCTCCTCGAAATCGTCCTCCTGCAGGCGGACGTCCTCGACCTCAAGGGGAACCCGACGAAGCTCGCCCGAGGCACGGTGATCGAATCTCGGCTGGAAAAGGGACGCGGCCCGGTCGCCACCGTCCTGGTGGCCGACGGAACGCTGAAGGTCGGCGACGCCATCGTCACGGGGATCCACTACGGGCGTGTCCGCTCGCTGCTGAACCACAAGGGGAAGCGGCTCGATGCGGCCCCTCCGGGGACGCCCGTCGAGATCCAGGGACTGTCCGGCCTGCCGGACGCCGGCCAGAAGTTCGCCGTCCTGAAGGATGAGCGCACGGCGCGGCAGATCGCCCTCCATCGTGGCGAAAAGGAGCGCGAGCGCGCCGTGGTGCGCCCGCGGATGAGCCTCGAGGAACTGCACAAGCAGATCGACGAGGGGCTGGTGAAGGAACTGAACATCGTGATCAAGTCCGACGTCCAGGGGTCGATGGAGGCGCTCCGGTTCTCCCTCGACAAGCTGGCCGACGTGAAGGTCAAGGTCGTCGTCATCCACTCCGGCGTCGGGGGGATCTCCGAGTCCGACGTGATGCTCGCCTCCGCCTCTTCCGCCGTGATCATCGGGTTCAACGTCCGGCCCGAACCGAAGGCGGCCGTGCTCGCGGAACGCGAGGGGGTCGACATCCGGCTCTACTCCGTCATCTACGACGTGGTGGACGACGTAAAAAAGGCGATGGAGGGGCTCCTCGAACCCACCCTCAAGGAGATCGTCCTGGGCCGGGCCGAGGTGCGCAACATGTTCCACATCTCCAAGATCGGCACGATCGCCGGCTGCAGCGTCCTGTCGGGAAAGATCGCCCGCGGCGCGAACATTCGCCTCCTCCGGGACAGCGTGGTCGTGTACGAGGGGAAGCTCTCTTCACTGAAGCGGTTCAAGGACGACGTCAAGGAAGTCGCGGAGGGGTACGAGTGCGGCCTCGGGATCGACGGGTACAACGATCTCCAGGTGGGCGACCAGATCGAGGCGTTCGTGATCGAGAAGATCGCCGGCACGCTGGCGTGA
- the rpsO gene encoding 30S ribosomal protein S15 — protein sequence MSLVTEKKSDIIGKFRVHDTDTGSPEVQVALLTERINMITDHLKVHSKDFSTRRGLLKLVGQRRRLLDYLKSVESMRYKALLETLGLRK from the coding sequence ATGAGCCTGGTTACCGAGAAAAAGAGCGACATTATCGGAAAGTTCCGCGTGCACGACACGGACACCGGGTCCCCCGAGGTTCAGGTCGCGCTCCTGACGGAGCGGATCAACATGATCACGGACCACCTCAAGGTCCACTCCAAGGACTTCAGCACGCGGCGGGGCCTGCTCAAGCTGGTCGGTCAGCGGCGGCGCCTGCTGGATTACCTGAAGTCTGTGGAGTCGATGCGGTACAAGGCCCTTCTGGAGACGCTCGGCCTTCGCAAGTAG
- the truB gene encoding tRNA pseudouridine(55) synthase TruB yields the protein MTAGVLVVDKPRGITSFDAVQAVGRILGERKCGHAGTLDPMATGVLPVCVGAATKIAGYLAEEEKEYEAVFAIGVATDTGDATGKPVEERPGATVPEGAVAKALAALVGTFDQVPPAYSAVKVGGVRSYKLARRGMEVPLAPRRVTVREARLLSIGPDRFRAFLAVSKGFYVRSLPRDLGARLGVPLTVSELRRTRVGAFRAEQAVTLAALRERVRDGDVASLLIPIVDALGRFPQWEVPEEAISGVRNGRLSGPWLVERAAAEERNLALLVTSRREPLAIVGRDPTGIWKIVRGI from the coding sequence GTGACGGCGGGGGTGCTGGTCGTCGACAAGCCCCGGGGGATCACCTCCTTCGACGCCGTCCAGGCCGTGGGGCGGATCCTCGGGGAGCGGAAGTGCGGCCACGCCGGCACGCTCGACCCGATGGCCACCGGCGTTCTGCCGGTGTGCGTCGGCGCAGCCACGAAGATCGCGGGCTACCTCGCGGAGGAGGAGAAGGAGTACGAGGCGGTGTTCGCGATCGGCGTCGCGACGGACACCGGCGACGCCACGGGGAAGCCGGTGGAAGAGCGTCCCGGGGCCACGGTCCCGGAAGGCGCCGTGGCGAAGGCGCTGGCGGCCCTGGTGGGGACCTTCGACCAGGTTCCCCCGGCGTACTCCGCGGTCAAGGTGGGCGGCGTGCGTTCCTACAAGCTCGCGCGGAGGGGGATGGAGGTTCCTCTCGCGCCGCGCCGGGTCACGGTCCGCGAGGCGCGGCTCCTCTCCATCGGGCCGGATCGGTTCCGGGCGTTCCTCGCCGTGTCGAAGGGGTTCTACGTCCGGTCGCTGCCGCGCGACCTGGGCGCGCGTCTCGGGGTTCCGTTGACGGTATCGGAGCTGCGGCGGACCCGGGTGGGGGCGTTCCGGGCGGAGCAGGCGGTAACGCTGGCCGCGCTGCGAGAACGGGTGCGGGACGGCGACGTGGCCTCTCTGCTCATCCCGATCGTCGATGCGCTCGGGCGATTTCCGCAGTGGGAGGTGCCGGAGGAGGCGATCTCCGGCGTGCGCAACGGGCGCCTTTCGGGTCCCTGGCTGGTCGAGCGCGCAGCGGCGGAGGAGAGGAATCTCGCGCTGCTGGTGACTTCACGGCGGGAGCCGCTGGCGATCGTCGGTCGGGATCCGACGGGGATTTGGAAAATCGTTCGGGGCATCTGA
- a CDS encoding DUF503 domain-containing protein has product MAVLIAELLFPDAGSLKDKRRRLAGLVARIRANYPVSVAEVGGQDLWQRGTVGAALVTTDGRLARSMLDRIAGGIGRDGEVELLSSRVEFFHPEGSDTE; this is encoded by the coding sequence GTGGCGGTCCTGATCGCGGAGCTTCTCTTCCCGGACGCGGGGTCCCTCAAGGACAAGCGGCGGCGCCTCGCGGGCCTCGTCGCGCGGATCCGGGCCAACTACCCCGTATCGGTCGCCGAGGTGGGGGGCCAGGATCTCTGGCAGCGGGGGACCGTCGGCGCGGCGCTGGTTACCACCGACGGGCGGCTCGCGCGGTCGATGCTTGACCGGATCGCCGGCGGGATCGGGCGCGACGGAGAGGTGGAGCTTCTCTCCTCCCGCGTCGAGTTCTTCCACCCCGAGGGGAGCGATACGGAATGA
- the nusA gene encoding transcription termination factor NusA: MILDVGQIIAQLGKEKGIDKAVIIAAIKEALETAARKKYGMNKILEATYDPDTGEFEILSFRTATETVVDPDTQMTLEEAQVLDPEAQIGDSLGERLSTKDLGRIAAQTARQIIMQKVKDAEREVIYNEFIGRKGEILNGIVQRYERDCLVIDLGKTEAIMPPSEQIPRERYRQGDRIRAYIKDVSKTSRGPEILLSRADPRVILKLFEQEVPEVYEGVVSILSVAREPGFRTKIAVRSRDRDVDPVGACVGMKGSRVQSVVQELRGERIDIIAWDEDPARFVCNALQPAEIIRVLVNESGKTMEVIVPEEQLLLAIGKRGQNVKLASKLVGWHIEVRAEGQVEDALKRAEELFTKKPEDMPAETPPPEGEVPAAAADESASGFGGEPSSAPPAEGTVVEPKEGEVVEAKEGSEPPKE, translated from the coding sequence ATGATTCTGGATGTGGGACAGATCATTGCCCAGCTGGGCAAGGAAAAAGGGATCGACAAGGCCGTCATCATCGCGGCGATCAAGGAAGCCCTCGAGACCGCCGCGCGGAAGAAGTACGGGATGAACAAGATCCTCGAGGCGACTTACGACCCCGACACCGGGGAGTTCGAGATCCTGTCGTTCCGAACGGCGACGGAGACGGTCGTCGACCCCGATACGCAGATGACCCTCGAGGAAGCGCAGGTTCTCGACCCCGAGGCGCAGATTGGCGACAGTCTCGGCGAGCGGCTGAGCACCAAGGATCTGGGGCGGATCGCCGCCCAGACGGCGCGACAGATCATCATGCAGAAAGTGAAGGATGCGGAGCGCGAGGTCATCTACAACGAGTTCATCGGCCGGAAGGGGGAGATCCTGAACGGCATCGTGCAGCGGTACGAGCGCGACTGCCTTGTCATCGACCTCGGGAAGACCGAGGCGATCATGCCCCCGTCGGAACAGATTCCCCGCGAGCGGTACCGCCAGGGCGACCGGATCCGGGCCTATATCAAGGACGTCAGCAAGACCTCCCGGGGTCCGGAGATCCTTCTCTCCCGGGCCGACCCGAGGGTCATCCTCAAGCTCTTCGAGCAGGAGGTCCCAGAGGTCTACGAGGGGGTGGTCTCCATCCTCAGCGTGGCAAGGGAACCCGGCTTCCGGACCAAGATCGCCGTGCGCTCCAGGGACCGGGACGTCGACCCCGTGGGCGCGTGCGTCGGCATGAAGGGATCCCGCGTGCAGAGCGTCGTGCAGGAGCTTCGCGGCGAGCGGATCGACATCATCGCATGGGACGAGGATCCCGCCCGATTCGTCTGCAACGCCCTTCAGCCGGCCGAGATCATCCGGGTGCTGGTGAACGAGTCCGGGAAGACCATGGAAGTGATCGTTCCCGAGGAGCAGCTGCTTCTCGCCATCGGGAAGCGGGGGCAGAACGTGAAACTCGCCTCCAAGCTGGTCGGCTGGCATATCGAGGTCCGGGCCGAGGGGCAGGTCGAGGACGCCCTGAAGCGGGCGGAGGAGTTGTTCACGAAGAAGCCGGAAGACATGCCCGCGGAGACCCCGCCGCCCGAAGGCGAAGTCCCCGCCGCGGCTGCCGACGAGTCGGCGTCGGGCTTCGGGGGCGAGCCCTCCTCAGCCCCTCCAGCGGAAGGTACGGTGGTTGAGCCGAAGGAGGGTGAGGTTGTCGAGGCGAAGGAGGGGAGTGAGCCCCCGAAGGAGTAG
- a CDS encoding YlxR family protein — MSPRRSSASGPRRTCVQCGAVREKGGLLRIAGKPGVGWAPDPGGKLQGRGIYLCPVGECVDRFVARIRTPKGGARWKMGAAGKELADRLAASRQGAQER; from the coding sequence GTGAGCCCCCGAAGGAGTAGCGCTTCCGGGCCGCGGCGCACCTGCGTGCAGTGCGGCGCCGTCCGGGAAAAGGGCGGGCTGCTCCGGATCGCGGGAAAGCCGGGGGTGGGCTGGGCGCCCGACCCGGGGGGGAAGCTGCAGGGCAGGGGGATCTACCTCTGTCCCGTCGGGGAGTGCGTCGATCGGTTCGTGGCGAGGATACGAACGCCGAAAGGCGGGGCCCGTTGGAAGATGGGTGCCGCAGGCAAGGAACTGGCGGACCGCCTGGCCGCATCGCGGCAGGGCGCGCAGGAAAGGTAG
- a CDS encoding ribosome maturation factor RimP, with protein sequence MDTLKIEALAGEVARDLSLSLFDVEIAREGPRTILRVFVEREGGVPLSDIATFSRRFGAILEVDDPMDGPYVLEVSSPGVTRRLRRPEHFELSLGKRVRVSLSAPREGRRNLVGELSGCDGEGIEVVADGTTYRVPYGEIRKANLDVTQEELFGKGKKKR encoded by the coding sequence ATGGACACCTTGAAGATCGAGGCGCTGGCCGGGGAAGTCGCCCGGGATCTGTCCCTTTCCCTGTTCGACGTGGAAATCGCGCGGGAAGGGCCGAGGACCATCCTCCGGGTTTTCGTGGAGCGTGAAGGCGGGGTCCCGCTTTCCGACATCGCGACATTCAGCCGCCGTTTCGGCGCGATCCTCGAAGTCGACGACCCCATGGACGGCCCGTACGTGCTCGAGGTTTCCTCGCCCGGCGTGACACGGCGTCTGCGGCGGCCGGAGCACTTCGAACTGTCCCTTGGGAAACGTGTACGGGTAAGCCTCTCGGCGCCCAGGGAGGGTCGTAGGAACCTCGTCGGTGAGCTCTCCGGCTGTGATGGCGAGGGGATCGAGGTCGTGGCGGACGGGACGACGTACCGGGTGCCGTACGGGGAGATCCGGAAGGCGAACCTGGATGTAACGCAGGAAGAACTCTTCGGGAAGGGAAAGAAAAAGCGATGA
- the rbfA gene encoding 30S ribosome-binding factor RbfA, which translates to MKGRGDRPARVGERIREELCLLLMRKVNDPGLAPVTVTEVSVTKDLRIAHVNYSALVPREDRPAVAKALRRSSGFLRRELGQLLGLRYAPELQFHYDDSFDRGARIDAILREIPEGKDGPDEG; encoded by the coding sequence ATGAAGGGTCGCGGCGACCGCCCCGCGCGTGTCGGTGAGAGGATCCGGGAAGAGCTCTGCCTCCTCCTGATGCGGAAGGTGAACGATCCCGGCCTGGCGCCGGTCACCGTCACCGAGGTTTCCGTGACGAAGGACCTCCGGATCGCCCACGTGAATTACTCCGCTCTCGTCCCTCGGGAGGATCGTCCGGCCGTGGCCAAGGCGCTGCGCCGGTCGTCCGGTTTCCTCCGCCGGGAGCTCGGACAGCTCCTCGGGCTCCGGTACGCCCCCGAACTGCAATTCCATTACGACGACTCGTTCGACCGCGGAGCCCGGATCGACGCGATCCTCCGGGAGATCCCGGAGGGAAAGGATGGTCCGGATGAGGGGTGA
- a CDS encoding bifunctional oligoribonuclease/PAP phosphatase NrnA: MVRMRGDLSAVCRVLREKERFLIACHENPEGDAIGSELALALALRKMGKTATVLNADPVPANLLFLPGADTVVFAEDGSKYDVAVVVDCGSPERTGRIAQELLKCPVLINIDHHRTNGDLGELSLVDPDAAATGLLVHRVLSAMKYEVDLDVATNLYVAVLTDTGSFHYGSSSPEAFEVAGEMVRRGVDPWAVAEQVYETQSVHRLRLLGRVLDSLDVSSDGRVACITTMREDLREFGSGKDALEGFINYPRSIVGVEVAVSFREEEGGVFRVSFRSKGRVDVSAVAARFGGGGHHNAAGCTVPGTLAEVKKRVLETLAAALS; encoded by the coding sequence ATGGTCCGGATGAGGGGTGACCTCTCCGCGGTCTGCCGGGTCCTGCGGGAAAAGGAACGCTTCCTCATCGCATGCCACGAAAATCCGGAAGGGGACGCGATCGGGTCCGAGCTGGCGCTCGCCCTCGCCCTGCGGAAGATGGGGAAGACCGCGACGGTGCTGAACGCCGACCCGGTTCCCGCCAACCTTCTCTTCCTTCCGGGGGCCGACACGGTCGTTTTCGCGGAGGACGGATCGAAGTACGACGTGGCAGTCGTGGTGGATTGCGGCTCACCGGAGCGGACGGGGCGCATCGCCCAGGAGCTTCTGAAGTGCCCCGTGCTCATCAACATCGACCACCATCGGACGAACGGGGATCTGGGGGAACTCTCCCTGGTCGATCCCGACGCCGCCGCGACGGGGCTCCTCGTTCACCGGGTCCTCTCTGCGATGAAATACGAGGTCGACCTCGATGTGGCGACCAACCTCTACGTCGCCGTCCTTACCGACACCGGGTCATTCCATTACGGGAGCTCATCGCCGGAAGCGTTCGAGGTGGCCGGGGAAATGGTTCGCCGGGGAGTCGATCCGTGGGCCGTGGCGGAACAGGTGTACGAGACGCAGAGCGTCCACCGCCTCCGGCTTCTCGGCCGGGTGCTCGATTCCCTCGATGTTTCCTCCGACGGAAGGGTAGCCTGCATCACCACGATGCGCGAGGACCTGCGGGAGTTCGGCTCCGGGAAGGATGCCCTCGAAGGATTCATCAACTATCCCCGCTCCATCGTCGGCGTCGAAGTGGCCGTCTCCTTCCGCGAGGAGGAGGGGGGGGTCTTCCGCGTGAGCTTCCGCTCCAAGGGGCGTGTCGACGTCTCCGCCGTCGCCGCCCGGTTCGGCGGGGGAGGGCACCACAACGCCGCCGGATGCACCGTCCCGGGAACCCTCGCCGAGGTGAAGAAGAGGGTGCTCGAGACGCTCGCGGCCGCATTGTCGTGA
- the pnp gene encoding polyribonucleotide nucleotidyltransferase yields the protein MGNVYEIEVSGRNLSIESGRWARQAGGAAVVRYGESVVLVTACLSENPRPGIDFLPLVVDYVEKTSAVGKIPGGFFKREGRLSEFEILTSRMIDRPIRPLFPKGFYNEIQIVATVLSADKENDTGILAMIGASAALSISEIPFTGPIAGARVGRIDGKLVVNPVLPDFERSDLNIFVAGSRDAILMVEGGSNEVSEEEVLDAILFAHRSMAPILDLQERMAREIGKEKRVFEKKVLPEEDLRKIASIAEGPFAEAYAIQEKQDRRKRIDAIGESVRAAFTDEERAEKGALISDALKSLEKKLVRGTILKKRKRIDGRGLTDVRNITCEVGVLPRTHGSAVFTRGETQALVMATLGTSQDEQRIDSIMGDTTKSFMLHYNFPPFSVGEVRMLRGPGRREVGHGALAERAVSKVLPKNADFPYTVRVVSEVLESNGSSSMATVCGASLAMMDAGVPTSGAVSGIAMGLIKEGDDVAVLSDILGDEDHLGDMDFKVAGTKNGVTAIQMDIKIGGVSREIMLSALQQAREGRLHILERMNAAIGTHRPELSPYAPRIYVMMVKTDKIREIIGPGGKVIRGIQEQTGVKIDIDDDGTVKIAAVNADSARAAISIIEGITQSAEVGKVYEGRVRKIMDFGAFVEIFPGTDGLLHVSQISKHRVNVADCFKEGDDVTVRVLEVDRDGKIRLSHKEFEEEGRFPEATGPPPGQDRDKEKGDPGRDRGRDGGRGGRGRR from the coding sequence GTGGGAAACGTGTACGAAATTGAAGTGTCCGGACGGAACCTGTCCATCGAATCGGGCCGTTGGGCCCGTCAGGCCGGCGGCGCGGCGGTCGTTCGCTACGGGGAATCGGTGGTGCTGGTCACCGCCTGCCTCTCCGAGAACCCCCGCCCCGGCATCGATTTCCTCCCGCTGGTCGTCGACTACGTGGAGAAGACCTCCGCGGTCGGCAAGATCCCCGGCGGCTTCTTCAAGCGCGAGGGGAGGCTGTCCGAGTTCGAGATCCTCACCTCCCGGATGATCGACCGGCCCATCCGTCCCCTCTTCCCGAAAGGCTTCTACAACGAGATCCAGATCGTCGCCACCGTTCTCTCCGCGGACAAGGAGAACGACACCGGGATCCTGGCCATGATCGGCGCCTCGGCCGCGCTCTCGATCTCCGAGATCCCCTTCACCGGGCCGATCGCCGGGGCCCGGGTCGGCCGCATCGACGGAAAGCTGGTGGTCAATCCCGTCCTTCCCGACTTCGAGCGGAGCGACCTGAACATCTTCGTCGCCGGAAGCCGCGACGCGATCCTGATGGTCGAGGGAGGGTCGAACGAGGTGTCCGAGGAGGAAGTGCTCGACGCGATCCTCTTCGCGCACCGGTCGATGGCGCCGATCCTCGATCTCCAGGAGCGGATGGCGCGGGAGATCGGCAAGGAGAAGCGCGTCTTCGAGAAGAAGGTCCTCCCGGAGGAAGACCTGCGGAAGATCGCGTCGATCGCCGAAGGTCCGTTCGCGGAGGCGTACGCCATCCAGGAAAAGCAGGACCGGCGCAAGCGGATCGATGCGATCGGCGAGTCGGTTCGGGCCGCCTTCACCGACGAGGAGCGCGCGGAGAAGGGGGCGCTGATCTCCGACGCCCTGAAAAGCCTGGAAAAGAAACTCGTCCGCGGGACGATCCTCAAGAAGAGGAAGCGGATCGACGGACGCGGGTTGACGGACGTCCGGAACATCACCTGCGAGGTGGGGGTGCTCCCCCGCACGCACGGCTCCGCCGTCTTCACCCGGGGCGAGACGCAGGCCCTGGTCATGGCCACCCTCGGGACGTCACAAGACGAGCAGCGGATCGACTCGATCATGGGGGACACCACCAAGTCCTTCATGCTTCATTACAACTTCCCGCCCTTCAGCGTCGGAGAGGTCAGGATGTTGCGCGGTCCCGGACGCAGGGAGGTCGGGCATGGGGCGCTCGCCGAGCGCGCCGTGTCGAAGGTGCTGCCGAAGAACGCCGACTTCCCCTACACGGTTCGCGTCGTTTCCGAGGTCCTCGAGTCCAACGGGTCCTCCTCCATGGCCACGGTGTGCGGGGCGTCCCTCGCGATGATGGACGCAGGGGTCCCGACCTCCGGAGCCGTCTCCGGCATCGCGATGGGGCTCATCAAGGAGGGGGACGACGTCGCGGTCCTCTCCGACATCCTCGGGGACGAGGACCATCTCGGCGACATGGACTTCAAGGTGGCGGGGACGAAGAACGGGGTGACCGCCATCCAGATGGATATAAAGATCGGCGGCGTCAGCCGTGAAATCATGCTCTCCGCCCTGCAGCAGGCCCGCGAGGGTCGGCTCCACATCCTGGAGAGGATGAACGCAGCGATCGGCACGCACCGCCCCGAGCTCTCCCCGTACGCTCCGCGGATCTACGTGATGATGGTGAAGACCGACAAGATCCGGGAGATCATCGGCCCGGGAGGAAAGGTGATCCGCGGGATCCAGGAGCAGACGGGAGTGAAGATCGACATCGACGACGACGGCACCGTGAAGATCGCCGCGGTGAACGCCGACTCGGCGCGGGCGGCCATCTCCATCATCGAGGGGATCACGCAGAGCGCCGAGGTGGGAAAGGTCTACGAGGGAAGAGTGCGCAAGATCATGGATTTCGGCGCCTTCGTGGAAATCTTCCCCGGCACCGACGGCCTGCTCCACGTTTCCCAGATCTCGAAGCACAGGGTCAACGTTGCCGACTGTTTCAAGGAGGGGGACGACGTCACCGTCCGGGTCCTCGAGGTGGACCGGGACGGGAAGATCCGTCTCTCCCACAAGGAGTTCGAGGAGGAGGGGAGGTTCCCCGAGGCCACGGGCCCGCCGCCGGGACAGGACCGGGACAAGGAGAAGGGCGACCCGGGCCGGGATCGCGGGCGGGACGGCGGCCGCGGGGGAAGGGGACGGCGGTAG